The window CCTCGAAATAGTTAGCGGAGGAGAAGTCTTCCACGCTCCATTGTTGTTGGCTATAACAAGAACTAGACAAGTCGCTCGGCAGAGGAGGCAGCTCGCAGCTGCTGTTAGAATAACAAGAAGGAGAGCCACCAAACATGTAACTACTCTCCATTTGATCAGAATGAGGCTGAAGCATTGGCGAATCCGTGGATGAATATTGGTTAAACATCATCATGTAATCGACAGGATCATTTGGACAAGTAAGAGAAGCAGCaggaggtggtggaggaggatcGTCAGGAGAAACAATGGAGGTGACGGAGGAGGAAGGAGGCATGTCTGAGTAGACAAAGTTGGTTCGGGCACGAGTTCCACgcatggaccgagaagctctgTCGTAGGCCAAGGCAGCTTCCTCAGCCGTATCAAAGGTACCAAGCCAGTGACGCTCCTTTGTAGTTGGGTCTCTTATCTCAGCTGCGTATCTTCCCCAAGGCCTCCTTCTTACCCCAAGAAACTTTGTTCCAacctcttcttgcttcttcttggTCTTGGATGTGTTCATCGTTCTGTATCCGGTTTATATTCTTGATATccggtttagattatttattctAGTTGAAGGAGAAGAAAAATGAGGGAAGGAATGTGTGTTGGTATCCCTTTGACAACCCTTTTATATAAGAGCTGCATGCACCTTTCCTTTCCTTTTCTCATTTTTatattctatataaatatatttttatctttattccAATATGaacatcatttaaaaaaacAGCACTGCTGTTGAGTTAATTGTGGCCTATGAGGCTATGATATATCAATTATCAGTCAATcgaaatatataattatcaaatgATTTGCCACTTGGTAGCATGTTTTATTCATTTCTCAAGGATTGTATACTAGTGATTTCATAAATGGTTCCGCTCAAATCTAATGCTTAGATCGGACTAACTTTGATCATAGCTGCTAGTATATTAACtccaatttatttaaaatacaaaggAGTTTGGTTTTGTTACAAATGAGAGCGaacaaataataagaaaaaccattaaaaataaatgcatATAGCAATGAGTTAGCATTATAATTAGATACATCTGACATCTCTGTGTACTCATCACTCGTCAACAATAATAAGCTGAAAATAAAAGATGGTGAATGATAAGGGGAGCCATGATTAGCATGTTACTTTAGCTACCAACTTTACTTGTCTAATAATATGATCTCGCAGTTGatagataaacaaaaattatagaTAAATAACGTAGTCGGCAGTAGTAAACTATTAAATTCGGAGAATATCCAAATACTATTGCATGTGTTGGTCCAATTTAAATGATATGGAATATGCATGAACTGCGATTGTAATCATACACTCTCCAGAGAAAAAGAGAAGCAATTCCTAATTATTTCATGAAACGTAAACGGTTTTCCTCTTATCAATCATACAACTCGAAAAACAATGAGTTTggtgtttcaaaaataataaaacaatttgGAAAGAAAGGGCGCAATGATGGTCATATGATTGAAGGTAGTCGACTTTATCATGGGATCATGAAGTCATTACTTAAGCATCTATTATATGcgtataaatcttgtaaaacgAATTAATCACCCAGTGTCGGGTTTTGACTTTTGACTAACACAAATTAAAAGAGAAAGTCTTTGAGaaagattatcatttttttgggGTAAGACTATGATAATCATATTTGATACGAGAGTATCTAAGGAAGCAAGTGGTAGCCTTTCTAAGACGATCTTATTCTGTgtcagaagaagaagaccaaAGACCAGTTATGCATGGCTACACGACCAACGTTAGGGACGGTGATGGTGGATCGTattattcttattcttttttatAATATACTCCCATTAGTCTACATGTACAATAATCCAAAGTGGGTGTTATATAAACTAGAgaataatttaaaacaacaagGGGTGATGCATGTGCTCTCAATTTTATAGGCCACACCCTTTTTCATCTCCCTATTGTTTTAGTCCCCAAGGCatctatcaatttttttaacatttactTTTCTAATAGTCTCTTCCTAAATTCgatttcttaatatatattctGACCAAATTAATCCATTCAAATTCGTTTGCTCtgtattactttattttaaaacattatttataacCATGCATTATTAAGAACAAATGAATTTGGGTTGCATGTGAGCAATCTTTCATGCTTTTGAGTTTCATAGTTAATCTTAATTTCATTGGAGAAAACAAGTCCTATCATTTTATGTTTCCCCTTTTGACCAACTCTCATTTGTTTCGTTTAGTTCTATATGTAATTCAAAGCCTTGATACATTGAATCTTGTTTGCATTTTACGATTCCATTCTATATCTCCTTTTGATTTTATTCCCCTATCCTTTATTCTAGCtttctttacaaaattaatACCGACTTCTCATGGTTTACGGTgaaatataaattcatttacAATGTCGAAGTATCTATCATGTAACTAATGATGATCAAGTATCTAATATGGGTTTGGACCTCTAATGGTGTTTTAGTAGGCAAGTAAGAAAGACGAGAACGCATGTGCGCCCAACGTGGAAAAACACTCTCTTGGACGGTTAACATCATTAATCCTTTTTCTAATCATTACCTACACAATTATCTTTTGTCTTGTCCAAATCTAATTACTCTTTTAATCAAGCGACCATGTGATGAGCGCACTATGTAGATTCACAATTCTCAACCACATTAAGAAGTTTTGAAACAAAGGAAATGTGTTTCTGGCTTATCTAAACCTGAAAATCAATCAATCCCTTGATCCAACTAGTTTGTATAAGTTATATGATCTGATTTAGTTGAAAGTGTCTGAATTAAGGAGTTAGATGAATTTATTAATTACTTGGCTAAAATAAAGTGTAACCAGTAATAGTTACATTCCAACACTTACAATGACACTCGCATGCAACCTtaacatcttcttctcttcctacCAACAAACTCTTTCTGCTTCAACAATTCCACTTCATCTCCTAGTATCGCTGCCATCACCTGCATCCTATTCTGAGCCTCAGCCATCTCTCCAGCCACTTCCCGGCAACTCGCTCCAAGCTCCAATGCCTCGGCCTCACAACAAGCCATCTCCTTCTCCGTCTCAAGCAACAGTTTCCTCAGATTACCAGTTTTCTCATGAAGTAACCTTAACCGACTGTATGAACTCATAAACTCACTCAACACTTGTGCATGTTTCGCTGAAACACTCTCCAGCTGAAGCTTCTCTGAGTTGTACTGCTCCATTAGGTCATCCAAATCGGGGAATGACCACTCAGCTTCTTCAACAGGTTGCTCATAGCATATCATCTCACGTTTCGCAACGGAACCATTAGAGACCGTATCTCTTCCCAAACCACTCGTTGCTTCTTCCTCCACACTACGCTTGGAAAGAGCACAATCACCATGTAGTTGCTCAATCACAACCGGATCAGACATAAGGATACCTAATAAACAACATGAGAGTACAAACAACAAGAAAGAGTCAAACTTTGTACATAACTGAATCAATCACCTTGGTTCACAGCAGCAGGAGCAGAATGTACATCAGAAACAGAAGAGTTATCCTCTGTATTCTCCGGTACACCAGCAGCAGCAGCCAGGAAGCTGCTCTCCACATCGCTCAAAACAAGATCAGCTTCCTCCCAGAAACCAATCTCATCAGCTGCATCACACCTCACCTCAACATCATCCACCCATTTGAAGAATCCACAAGccccaaaaccctaaaaaaaacaCTAACTTTCATAAAACCATAACACTCTAAGGCTTAAAAGTTATCAAttgatcaaataaaaaaaaaacctttttgaCGCCACATTGCAAGTAAGCTCGTCCAGAATCAGCCACGACTCTCCGGCAAGGTCCAGAGCCGCAGGGGCAATCGGGGATGGTGAAGGCGGGGCGGAATCTGATATCTTCGTCGGTTGCTTTGTCACACCACTTGAAGAAAGTGCACTTCTGAGCCTGAGAGAGATTCAAATCGTTAAGTGAGAGAATTCAATTCGCGTTTGATTCGATGGAATCGTGAAAGGAGTACGAACAGCAGGGCATTTGTAGAATCTTCTTCCGGGATTCTCGTGAGTGTTCGAGAGCTTGGTTTCGCAGAGACCTCCGCCGCAAGGGCAGTGGATCGACGGTGGAGGAGGATCGTCGTCGGCGTTGGATTTGAGAGGGCAGTCGCTGATCCAGTGGCCGGTTCGACGGCAGCGGAAGCAGTTGCCGGTTTGCATCCCGTCGTCACGCACTCGTCGGCGACATCCAACCTCCGTCTCATTTCTCAATGATGTTGTTATGGGCCTTGAGCTTATGGTAATTGGTTTTTGAAGCCCAATGATTTGCTCGTTGATGTGGCCCATTAAGAGTTTAAGTGGGCCATATTAGATTATAAGATTTAAACCCATCAAATTAAAACTAAgcagatttttattttcttctaaattaTAAACAAGAATTCAGATGTTACAACTTGTGGTTACAAATTCCTTAACCTAACTATCTAATCAACGTTGATTACCTAACTTTGTTAGATCTAAATCTAAGATGAGATTACACTAGCCAGAAGAGGCTAGCTACTAACACTCTATCTGTCCGATGATGGTTAAGTACATAGACAAGCGCCGAAGCTCAAAGGCAGCTAACTAAGTGGATTCAATTATTCAAGTATCATTATGATGGATGGGGAGAGAAACGAGAAGTGCTAACGTAATCTTTGTTAGTTAGTTAGTTGTAGGATTAGAAGGTAAATGAAGAAGGATAATTAGATTAGTAAGATGCAGTTAAGTATGCATGTGTAGGAAGTATGGTGAAGAAACTACGCACACCTAACCCCTCGTAGTTGACGTATCCTAATTTGACGTACACAtcgaataatataataaatacaaacatataaataaatgtcTTTTTGTTGTGTAAAACGTAAAATCAATCAAACCAAGTAACCAACCATTCAATTTTCTTGGTAAGTAACGAAATAAAAGGGAAGCAATAAAGAGAGCCACAGAAAAGAGACCTAACAGAGAAACACGTAATGTTCCATCTGCCCATCCATTCAACCTACCACACTCCCATCCCCCTTCTCCTTTGTCCTCTTGTTATATAATCTCACTCACCGTTTGCTTTctaaatatatacacataactTGCATACTACACAAGATCACACATCTATCAAACTCTTGTAAAACATGGTGATGAGTAGGCCGTCATCATCGTTGGATGAGATCAGAAAGGCACAAAGAGCTGATGGTCCCGCAGGTATCTTGGCTATAGGCACGGCCAACCCTGCGAACCATGTGATCCAAGCGGAGTATCCAGACTACTACTTCCGCATCACCAACAGTGAACACATGACTGACCTCAAGGAGAAGTTCAAGCGCATGTGtatgtcttaataatttttattctgTTATTATTTAGATAGTAGTGTTCAAAAAATAAGAAGTTGTTTTTGGAAACCATTTATTAAGTGtggttaataattttttaaaaataattttgaaacttATGcttatgtatattattttaaaaaatataaatttgaagcttatgtttatgtatattcttttttaaaaaaatggggTTCAACCGATTTTTCATTTGGTTATGCCCTGAAACAACTAACAACTGTACGTATTGTTACTATAACAGGTGACAAGTCGATGATAAGGAAACGACACATGCACCTAACCGAGGAGTTCTTGAAGGAGAATCCCAACATGTGCGCCTACATGGCTCCTTCTCTCGACGTCAGACAAGACATTGTGGTTGTTGAAGTCCCTAAGCTAGGCAAGGAGGCGGCAGTGAAGGCCATTAAGGAGTGGGGTCAGCCTAAGTCCAAGATCACACACGTTGTCTTCTGCACCACCTCAGGAGTCGACATGCCTGGTGCTGACTACCAGCTCACCAAGCTCCTTGGTCTTCGTCCTTCCGTCAAACGTCTCATGATGTACCAGCAAGGTTGCTTCGCAGGCGGCACTGTCCTCCGTCTCGCCAAGGACCTCGCTGAGAACAACCGTGGCGCACGTGTCCTCGTTGTCTGCTCCGAGATCACAGCCGTCACCTTCCGTGGTCCCTCTGACACTCACCTTGACTCCCTCGTTGGACAGGCTCTCTTTAGTGATGGAGCCGCTGCGCTTATCGTTGGTTCGGATCCTGATGCTTCCGTGGGGGAGAAGCCAATCTTTGAGATGGTGTCTGCGGCTCAGACCATTCTTCCCGACTCGGATGGAGCCATAGATGGACACTTGAGGGAAGTGGGACTCACCTTCCATCTCCTCAAGGACGTCCCTGGGCTCATCTCCAAGAACATAGAGAAGAGTCTTGAAGAAGCGTTTAAACCGCTAGGGATAAGTGACTGGAACTCCCTCTTTTGGATAGCTCACCCTGGTGGTCCAGCGATACTTGACGAGGTTGAGAAGAAGCTAGGACTCAAGGCAGAGAAGATGAGAGCCACGCGTCAGGTGTTGAGTGAGTACGGAAACATGTCGAGCGCGTGCGTTCTCTTTATATTGGATGAGATGAGGAGGAAGTCAGCGAAAGATGGTGTGGCCACGACGGGAGAAGGTCTGGAGTGGGGTGTCTTGTTTGGTTTCGGACCAGGTCTCACCGTAGAGACTGTTGTCTTGCACAGCGTTCCTGTTTGAACAGATCTCTTTCTATATGCCTTACCAACCTATACATACTTCCCTGCATCGTGTCTTTTAATGTTTTTCAATTTGATATGGAATATGTAATGCCAATAACTAATGAAGAATTCATTTAGTGTGAAGTGTGTGGACTCGCTGAGATGGGTTCTTTCAATTTAATTGTCTTTCTGTCTTTTTGATACAATATCAAATGTCCAGTGGAGTATGACCtagatttttttctcttttgctGTGTCATTATGAACAATCAAATAATTAGTATTCATATGAAGAAGTAAGCTTTCATATGATCTTATCTTAAACCCACATTTGAATATTCTATATACTTAAAAGAACCCAATCCTAATTTTTCTTACAAAATAGAATAACAATATTATAGAGATGGAATTGCACCAATATATGGTTTATTTTCCTCTATTATTagatgaaaataagaaaaaatgttattttttttagtagACATGTTTACTCCAAACAAATGGAATGAGACTTGAGATACTATTAAAGAAAGTTCACATGTTTACGTGAAAACGAATTGAACATTCAGTAACTTGAGAGAGAAGGTGAAAGGACAATGTAAAAACCAATATAAAAAGGTAAGATCATCTGATGCTGGAACTGACCAGGAACCTAAATATGTACAAAACAAAAGTTCCTCTGTATCTTTCTATGTACATgaacagattaaaaaaaaatagaaacttaGAAACCCATGTTGAGTTTTGTATAATCTTAAAGATGACCCCAAGTGCGTCTTCTGAAATGCAAAACTTCAAAAACATGGTTTATGGATTCCATGACCTTGGATACAGCTTGCCTAGTGGGTCATGGAGACCACCAGAGTTCTGGCGACGCTGGTTGTTCATCCACGTTGAATCCTCTGGCATCAAAGATGCTACCGGGTTGCTACCGCTCAAGTAATCAAGCGGGTTGTGAGTAGGCTGAACCAAACTGCTGCCTACCTGAGTTGTGCCTCCCCCCATCAGCAATTCATAGTTACCATTCGATCTTTCTGGCTCAAAAGGAGAGCTGGAGCGGCGCAATTGACTGCACTGGGAGAAAACAGAGAATAAGCTCTGATCTGAACTAGCTCCCCTATGAATGATCGGCTCAGCGTTAGTAGCACCCCTGAGAAGGTTCAGATCTCTCTCGGTCGTCCCGGTATGATTGCTTTGGCTTTCCCACATGCTCTTAAATTGCCAGTTCTGATTTAGCAAAGAGCCAGCGTTCAACAGGGGCTGTTGTGTGGTGACTCCAATCTGAGCAACACTGGTGTTCCAGTCCGGCCGCTGCATCAATAATCCACGTCCATCATAGTAAACGTTCTCTGACATGCTTCCTTGGCCATAGATATCATCAACATGTCTTTGCCGGTCCTGAGAAAGTCCCTGTGGTGCAGTCATCTGATGCTGGAACTGACCAGGAAACTGACCCCCCTCCATCAGATTGCTGCTTCCTTCCTGCTGAAAACCAATGTTCATAATTTGTTTATGCTCCGGGACATTAAGAAGAAAGCGAAGCTGCTCAGTGGTGGTGGCCTTTAAATAGAGACTGGAGCAGTTCATTTTGGTTGTTGTTAGGGAAAGAGCCAAAGCTGTTGTTTGCTTTAGGCTGCAACATCTTCCTTCCATTAACTTCTTCAAGGTGTATGAAACCGTTTTTCTCATCTTCACCACCTTCAGGATGGTGTATAATTGACAATCCACCACTGGGGGTGTAAGCTTGGTGGCCAATGTAGGACTGCCTGATTCCACCCAGTGGCTGCCACACATCTCCACCAGAAAGAAACTGCAACTCTTCTCCATGGCTTGAAGTGACTAACGAAGCCTTCTCCACCTCTGGTACACAGTTTTTGCCTACATGAATTGTATCTTCGAGATCTGGAACGGTGGGGGTCACTAGAAAATGAAGCTTGTGGGAGAGAATGGCTTTGTATTGAGCTGGAATACTCATTTGCTTCAGCATCCTTTCGATTAAAGGGATGATGATACCTGCTTGGATTGCCATTGTCACAATCTGGTGACGAAACCTCTGAGGGATAGGTACCAACTTGCACGCAGCGACCTGAATCTGTGATTTGGTCAACGTGAGAAGAAGAATCCTCTGAAAGGGAGTGAGTCTTGGCATTAACTTGACCAAAACTTCCAGAATCTTCATCGTCTGGTGCTAAATCACCACTCTGGTTTGGATTCAAACTTTCTGCAGAGTGCAGTTATTTATCCTGTGCCCGAGAAAGGAGTTAATAACATTGGAATGCAGAAACTATGTATAATACATGTTTATCGTGAAAGCAAACCTCCATCAACGGATCGATTTTGTCCTTGAATTCTCTTCCCACAGAGTTGATTACATCTCGTTTTTGTGACTGCAGCCTTTTCCAGGTTGCATATGCTGCAGGAAGATCTCTAACCAGTTGTAGCCTGCATGAAAGAACTgaagtttaacaaaaaaaaaagagaactaAAGGCATTATGAAGGAAGCTGCTTGTTCAACAAGTAACACTGACCAGTGAGTGTTCAGTTTCTTCTGTTCTTCTTCCACAAACATTCATGCAGTCTAACAAGAGAGACCAAGATGAAGTAATAACATCTGATTCATGGATCGaactgaaacaaaaaaagtacTGACCTTTACTGCTGAATATGAAGAGAGCGGTATTGGGTAAGTAAAAATTCAATCTCTTGGTGTATCTCAGACAAAACCCAGAAGGAGAAAGTGAAGATAAGGGGTAAGAAGAAATACAATAATGCAATAGATCAATAAACCAAGTCTAATGAATTGGAGAAGAGAGTGATGAGATTGAATAAAAAGCTGGGAAGCAAAAGGAGGAGGAGTATACctatacagagagagagagagagtcaatGGCCGCAGAGAAGAGAATGGAGCTGATAGAATATGCTCAACAAGATTCTCCGAGATCCTTGGATCACATAAGTTTGTTATATTAGTTCTCCTGTAATAGTGGAACAGACGAACGACATTGTGTATATATTTGACGATGTATTGTACATTGATAATCAAGGAACATAAATCAttttatggtatcagagctataGCTCTTGAGACCtcgtctttcttcttctccttctcttcttcttctcttcttattCTCTCATCGATCTTTCTCTTTTTCAATTCCATGGCGGTCAATCCTCCGGTAAAAGAAAGGGCCTTTGGCGTCACTAACATCAAGTCCCACATTCCTATCATCTTGGACTTCGATGACCACAACTATGATGCATGGCGTGAGCTATTTCACACTCACTGCCTTGCGTTTGACGTCGTCGGTCATATCGACGGAACAAGCGTACCAGCGGATGACAACGACACTCCTTGGATGAAACGTGACGGACTGGTCAAACTTTGGCTCTACGGAACCCTAACTCAACCTCTGTTTCGCTCAACATTCAAGACCGGCGGGACTGCGAGGGACATTTGGGTGCGGATCAAGAATCAGTTTAGGAACAACAAAGAGGCACGCGCTTTGCAACTGGATCACGATCTGCGCACCACCGAGATAGGAGACCGATCCGTTCATGAGTATTGCCAAACACTCAAATCTCTTTCTGACCTCTTGGCCAACCTCGACGCTCCTGTCCCTGATAGGACTCTCGTTATGTACCTACTGAATGGTCTAAACGAGAAGTTTGACAACATCACCAACGTTATCAAACACAAAGATCCGTTTCCAGCCTTTGACATCGCAAAATCAATGTTGCTGAATGAGGAAACACGTCTTAAACGTGGACAAAAAGCGCCAGCCACTACTGATACTGCCTCCTCCTCTACGGTTCTTACTGCCTCCACAGAGAAACCTCAGCAACAAAAATTCAACAGAGGCAACCGCAAGCAAAATCGAGGACGTGGTCGCGGTGGTTTCAATCAACGGCCATGGAACAACAACTGGAATCCTAACTGGAACAACAACAACGCTCAGTGGCCTCTACCATTCTACCCCGGCTCAATGCCACAGTGGCCAACGTATCCTACACCATGGGCACAGCAGGACACGCGAGGAATCCTTGGGTCTCAGCCTCAACGACCTCCTCAAGCTCACTTCGCTAATGCCCCGCTTCAACCAACGACCGATTTCGCACAGGCCTTCAACACCATGACGATTGCAGACCCTGGCGCGGCAAATTGGTATATGGACTCTGGTGCAACAGCACACTTGGCATCTTCCTCAGGTATGCTTAACTCTGTTCTTAAAGACTGCACCGGAAAGACAGTCATAGTTGGTAACGGTTCTCAAATTCCAATTACTTCCTTTGGCTCTACTTCTATTCCAGCAAATTCTCGTCCTTTATCTTTGAAAAATGTCCTTGTTGCTCCTAATATCATTAAAAATCTCATTTCAGTACGTCGGTTTACTAATGACAATTGGTGCTCTGTTGAATTTGACCCTTTTGGCTTTACAATAAAGGATCTCAGCACCAGGAGAATTCTTCTCCGCAGTGAGAGTGATGGCGACCTCTACTCTCTACCAAGTCATTTCAATAAACCGGCTACTGCTCTCATGACTGCAGCCCCATCTTCACTCTGGCACAAAAGGCTCGGACATGTCAATAAAGCTTCTCTTCACTCTTTGATTTCTTCAAATTCTATTTCTTGTAATAAACATGTATCTCACGAAATTTGTGAAGCCTGTCAGTTGGGTAAACACTTGAAACTTCcattttatgaatcaaaaaccACTGTTTCATCACCTTTTGAGCTGATTCATTCAGACGTTTGGACATCACCCATTTCGAGTTTAAGTGGAATCCGTTACTATGTTCTTTTCTTAGACCACTACTCACATTTCTTATGGGTGTTTCCTTTGCGTAGAAAATCTGAAGTGTTCTCAAAATTCATACACTTCACTAACTATGTTCAAACGCAGTTCAAGTGTCAAATAAAATCACTACAATgtgataatggtggggagtacAACAACACTCAGTTTCACAACTTCTTCTCTTCCAAAGGCATTGTTGTACGTTTTTCCTGTCCCCACACATCCCAACAAAATGGGAAATCGGAACGTATGATTCGTACCA of the Brassica rapa cultivar Chiifu-401-42 chromosome A03, CAAS_Brap_v3.01, whole genome shotgun sequence genome contains:
- the LOC103856038 gene encoding ethylene-responsive transcription factor LEP-like, with product MNTSKTKKKQEEVGTKFLGVRRRPWGRYAAEIRDPTTKERHWLGTFDTAEEAALAYDRASRSMRGTRARTNFVYSDMPPSSSVTSIVSPDDPPPPPPAASLTCPNDPVDYMMMFNQYSSTDSPMLQPHSDQMESSYMFGGSPSCYSNSSCELPPLPSDLSSSCYSQQQWSVEDFSSANYFEGEYVHSPMFSRMPSVSDSLPHGFNHFYSYN
- the LOC103856039 gene encoding uncharacterized protein LOC103856039, producing MGHINEQIIGLQKPITISSRPITTSLRNETEVGCRRRVRDDGMQTGNCFRCRRTGHWISDCPLKSNADDDPPPPSIHCPCGGGLCETKLSNTHENPGRRFYKCPAAQKCTFFKWCDKATDEDIRFRPAFTIPDCPCGSGPCRRVVADSGRAYLQCGVKKGFGACGFFKWVDDVEVRCDAADEIGFWEEADLVLSDVESSFLAAAAGVPENTEDNSSVSDVHSAPAAVNQGILMSDPVVIEQLHGDCALSKRSVEEEATSGLGRDTVSNGSVAKREMICYEQPVEEAEWSFPDLDDLMEQYNSEKLQLESVSAKHAQVLSEFMSSYSRLRLLHEKTGNLRKLLLETEKEMACCEAEALELGASCREVAGEMAEAQNRMQVMAAILGDEVELLKQKEFVGRKRRRC
- the LOC103856040 gene encoding chalcone synthase 3, coding for MVMSRPSSSLDEIRKAQRADGPAGILAIGTANPANHVIQAEYPDYYFRITNSEHMTDLKEKFKRMCDKSMIRKRHMHLTEEFLKENPNMCAYMAPSLDVRQDIVVVEVPKLGKEAAVKAIKEWGQPKSKITHVVFCTTSGVDMPGADYQLTKLLGLRPSVKRLMMYQQGCFAGGTVLRLAKDLAENNRGARVLVVCSEITAVTFRGPSDTHLDSLVGQALFSDGAAALIVGSDPDASVGEKPIFEMVSAAQTILPDSDGAIDGHLREVGLTFHLLKDVPGLISKNIEKSLEEAFKPLGISDWNSLFWIAHPGGPAILDEVEKKLGLKAEKMRATRQVLSEYGNMSSACVLFILDEMRRKSAKDGVATTGEGLEWGVLFGFGPGLTVETVVLHSVPV